The following coding sequences lie in one Thermoleophilaceae bacterium genomic window:
- a CDS encoding (2Fe-2S)-binding protein: MAENVRVNVTVNGESRSSDVEPRLLLVHYLRDTLGLTGTHIGCDTSNCGACTVLLDGESVKSCTVLAVQADGADVKTIEGMAPAGNGALHPIQEAFWEHHGLQCGYCTPGMIMAAADLLKRNPNPTEEEVRHGLEGNLCRCTGYHNIVKAVMAAAESMRSGEGVPA; this comes from the coding sequence ATGGCGGAAAACGTTCGGGTGAACGTCACTGTCAACGGCGAGTCGCGCTCGTCTGACGTGGAGCCTCGGCTCCTATTGGTCCACTACCTGCGCGACACGCTCGGCCTGACGGGCACGCACATCGGCTGTGACACCTCCAACTGCGGCGCGTGCACGGTCCTTCTCGACGGCGAGTCGGTGAAGAGCTGCACCGTGCTGGCCGTGCAGGCCGATGGCGCGGACGTGAAGACGATCGAGGGCATGGCGCCCGCCGGCAACGGCGCGCTGCACCCGATCCAGGAGGCGTTTTGGGAGCACCACGGCCTCCAGTGCGGTTACTGCACGCCGGGCATGATCATGGCCGCAGCCGACCTTCTCAAGCGCAACCCGAACCCGACCGAGGAAGAGGTGCGGCACGGTCTCGAGGGCAACCTCTGCCGCTGCACCGGCTACCACAACATCGTCAAGGCGGTGATGGCCGCGGCGGAGTCGATGCGCTCCGGGGAGGGGGTGCCGGCATGA